In Sphingobium sp. Cam5-1, the sequence GTGGCGAATGCCGCACTGCCAGCGATCATCACCGCCACGAGGAACGGGCGCGGGCTGACGCTCAGGCTCTCCGCCAGCGCCACCGCAATCGGCGTCACCAGGACTGCGACCGTCGCATTGGACAGCAGTTCGGTGAGTATGAGCGTCGCGCCATAGAGCAGGATGAGAGCGGCCAGCGGACCGAACAGGCCTACCCGGCTGACGAGCGCATCGGTGGCCGAGGCGGCAAGTCCGGTCTGTTCAAGCGCGATGCCGATGACGACCATGCCCACGATCAGCATCAGGATCTCGGGCCGCAGGCCGCCATAGGCTTCCTCCGGGCCGATCACGCGCAAGAGGATCAGCAGCACCGCACCCGCGAAGGCGGAGGCCGCAATGGGCGCGATGTTGAAGGCGGCGAGCGCAATGACACCGATGAAGATCGCTGTCGATACCAGCGCCCTGGTGGGTGACAGCGGCCTTTGCACGGCAAAATCCTCAATATCGCCGACCGCATCTCCGGCAATGTCCAGATGGCTGACATGGTGCGGGAGTACGGCTTCCACCCGTTCAAGCGGAGCGGGTAAAGGCCGTGCAAGCAACCGCCCGGAAAAGAGGAAGAGGTAAAGACCTCCGGTTGCGGCGACGATCAGCCCCACCGGGGTGATCTCGAAGATGGAAAAGGGCGGCTGCCCCGAAGACCGGGCCATGTCGTCGACAAGGAGATTGGTCGAGGTGCCGATCAGCGTGCAGCAGCCGCCCAGCACCGCGACATAGGAGAGCGGCATCAAAAATCGCTTGGGATCCAGCCTCAATGATTTCGCCACGTCCCGAACGACCGGCGCCGACAGCACGACGATGGGCGTGTTATTGAGAAATCCCGACGCGGCGCCACATAGCAGGATGAGGAGCCAGATGCCCAGCGCGCCGATGCGTCTGCATAACGCAACCGCCCTGGCGATCAGCAGGTCGAGCAACCCCGAGAGTTCCATCGCATGGGCAATGACGAAGAGCGAGGCGAGCGCTATGATCGCGGGGCTGCCGAATGCGCCCTGGACTTCGCTCGGGCGCACCGCGCCGGTGAGCAGCAGCAGCGCTGCCCCGGCAAGCGCGACCACATCGGCCCGTACCTTGTCCCAGATCAACGCGGCGATCACGCCGCCGAGCACGACCAGGGTAACAATTTGCGCAAGGGTCATCCCCATCGGCTAGCATAATGAGGCGGTCAACACAGGAAAAATGCGAAAAAATCTCGAAAATCCGGAAGCATAGGGGTCAATTTGCCCGGCGCGATCTGCTACGCCTGATCTCATGGCAGAACAGAATTTCCGGTCGTCCGTCCTGGGCTGGCTGATCGCCGCCGCAGCGGGTTCCGCGCTCACCTTCCTCCTTGTCGCGAAGGAACCGGTGCGCGAGCCCGTCGAAAACAAGGCCGACGTCAAGGAAAGCAAGCCGGTCGCCCAAGCACCAAAAATCCCGGTCATTCCGACGCCGCCGCCACCGCTGGACCGGGCCGCCCTGCTCGCCGCTGCGGCCCGCGCGGCGGACGCGGTAGCGAGCGGCGCCCCCCTGCCGCCGTCCAACGCTGCGCTCATCGGGCGCTCCTTCGTCCTGCGCATCGCCTTTGGCTGCGGGGAAGAAGGGCAGGATGAGACAGAACCGCAATCCTGGGCCGGCTGGACCTTCAATCCGAAGAGCCGCGCGCTGCGGTTGACGGCGCGGTCGACTGATCTTGCCGACGCGCAGTGGGTAAAGCCGCTTGCGGCCGGAATAGCCTTCGATGCGGTGGAAGGCTTCTGGATACAGCGCCCCTGGACCCGCGCGGACCAGTGCAGAGCTGAGGACGGAGGGCTGCCTCTCGCCGTGCCGAATGGCCCCGCGCAACGACTGGCGATCGCGCAATTCTACTCGCCCGAGGGATCCCGGACATTACGGCGGGGTGGGCGCCCCTATTCCTCCACTGTCAGGCTGGAAGAAGGGCGCCTCCCCTCCCCCCAAGGCTATCAGCTTCAGCTCGAAGGCAGGCTGGCCGGCTTTCCCGATGGGCAGCCGGTTCATTGTCTTCAGCAGAACCCTGCGTTCGATCCGCGCTGCCTGATCGCGGTCGAGTTTGAACGCGTGGCGTTCGTGCAGCCGGGCGTGGACGATCCGATCGTCGAGTGGCGCTAGCCAGAGCAAAAGCGCCGCAGCCTCCCGGCCACGACGCTTTGACTGGCTGACGTCAACCCGCGCTCGCGGACTGGGCAAGGACCTGCGCGGATGGCTTGTTGGCTGCGTCCACGCTGCCGTCCGCGATCATCGCCTTCGACATGGACGCAGCTTCGGCCTTGACCGCGGTATCCCCACTTGTCTGGCTGGCCCCGATCAAGGCGGCGAGAAGCAGGTTCCGGTTCACCGGATTGGCCTGTTCGGCGACAGCCTTGCGGGCGAGCGGAATGGCCTCGGCATAGAGCGGCGCGGCACCCGCCTTGTCCTGCTTGCCAAGCTTGAAATTGCCCACCTGGATGAGAATGCCCGTCAGCACGCCCCTGCTCTGCGCGTCAGTGGGCCTGGCGACCACGACCTTGCGCCAGTGGGGCAGACTCTCTTCATAGAGCGGCGCCACCGCGTCCAGCTTTTGCAGAGCAGCGTTGGCAGCTGCGGTCGCATAGAGCGCGTTGGCCAGGAAATTCACGTTGTCGATCTTGTCCGGCTGGGTCTTGACCGCGTCGCGGATCGCCGGGAGAGCAGCATCATATTTGGCAAGGGCGGTAGCATTGTCGCCTTTTTGCTGCGCCTGCTGGCCAGCGGTGAAATCCGTGACCGCCTTGTTGAAGGCCATGATCTGCTCCTGGCTGAGCGCCGGCGCGGGAGAAGAAGCCGGCGCAGAAGCAGGCGGCTGCGCGGTTGCCGGAGCCGCAGCATTGTCCTGCGCCGCGGCGGGAACAGCCAGGCAAAGCGCAAACAGGGTGGGCAGGGCACGATACATTGATTCTCTCCAGATAAAGGCCGGACCCCGGTTGGAATTGCCAGGATGCGGCGAGGGTTGCTTTGCAACTGAAACTCAGGTGGCCAACAGCGTCATCGGTTCCGAAGGCGGAAATATGGCGTTGACCATCTGCACGTCCAAGGCGCCCAGACTATAAGGCTTCATCAGCATGGGTCCGTATCGGCGCAGATCGGCTGGCAGGTCGCCCGGATCGCAGCCGCCCGACGTGATCACTATCCGCATAGCGGGCCAACGAATGGAGACCTGCCGAACAAGATCAAAGCCGTTCAGTTCGCCCGGCATGTTCACGTCGGTAAACATCAGGTCGACCTTCCCGTCCAGCTGCTCAAGAAGGCCGAGCGCCTCTCCAGCGTCCTGTGCGGCAAAAACGGTGAATTCCTGTTCTACCAGAAACTCGCACACATTCATGCTGACCAGCGCTTCATCCTCCACCACGAGGATGATGACGGGCCGCGGGAAACGGGGGCGCCCTGTCCTTTCTGCCACGGTGATCGGCATGTTCGCGTTCATGCCACCCTTGTGCAGCAGGGGCGGGCCATATCACCCGGATCGCGCATGGATGAGGTGCGGACGCTCAACTCCGCAGATAATTCGCCGTGCATGTTTTCCACTCATGATCGCCCGATCCTCCTTGAGCCGGGCGTTTCGCGGGACATATTTAGACAGGCATGATGAAACGGCGTTATTATGACTTTTATATGCATGGACCATTCAGCCCCTGCCGGCTAAGCTGGGAAATGCCTCCTTTTTGCAGTCTGTTGACGGCGGCAATTGCGTGATGGCGGGCGAACCACGTAGCGGCCTGGCGCATATGGGAGTAGAAGCCCGCACGCCAGGCTGGAGAATGATCCTTCTCGCCGCGCTCGTTGTCCTGCCGTCCTGGTTCCTCGCCATTTACGGGCAACCGGCGCTGGGCCGCGTGGCGGCGGCCTTGTTCTTTGTCCTGGGCGTGGTGATCTGCGGTGCACTGGGTGGACTGGGCGCAGCCCTCGCGGCGGCGACCGCCGCATTTCTGCTGTACAATTTCTATCTGGTCGAGCCAGTTTTCAGCTTCCGGATCTCGACCGGAAGGGACGTGATCCCACTGCTGCTGTTTACCCTGTGCGCTGTCGTGGCCGGTGTCCTGGCAGCCCGGCTCAAGGACCGGGCGAACGCCGCAGACCACAGTAACCGGCAATTGCGCAGCTTGCTCGAAATCAGCCAATCGCTGCAATCGGCGCTCCGCGTCTCCGACATCGCCAAGGCGCTCGACGAGCACCTGTCCGGCGGCGCCGGCACGACAGCGACGCTATTCCTCATCCGCGACGGATCTTTCGAAGAGGCCGAGCACGCGCGCGACGCCGACAGCCGGCTGCGGCTGGTCGGCGAGGCGAGGGAGACGCTGAGGAGTCCCCGCGAGACCGGTCCCTACACCCTATATCGACTGGACAGTACCGCAGGATTTGAAGGAGCCATTCTGTTCGAACATGGGTCCGCCCGGCGGCTCGACAGCGCCTTCATGTCCGCCCTTGCCAATCTGATTGCGCTGGCCGTTGAACGCGCCGCGCTCTCGGAGAGCAACAGCGAACGCCAGGCGCAGGCCCGAACCGAGGAACTCAAGACGGCCTTGCTCTCGTCGGTCAGTCATGATTTCCGAACGCCCCTGACCGCGATCAGC encodes:
- a CDS encoding SLC13 family permease; protein product: MTLAQIVTLVVLGGVIAALIWDKVRADVVALAGAALLLLTGAVRPSEVQGAFGSPAIIALASLFVIAHAMELSGLLDLLIARAVALCRRIGALGIWLLILLCGAASGFLNNTPIVVLSAPVVRDVAKSLRLDPKRFLMPLSYVAVLGGCCTLIGTSTNLLVDDMARSSGQPPFSIFEITPVGLIVAATGGLYLFLFSGRLLARPLPAPLERVEAVLPHHVSHLDIAGDAVGDIEDFAVQRPLSPTRALVSTAIFIGVIALAAFNIAPIAASAFAGAVLLILLRVIGPEEAYGGLRPEILMLIVGMVVIGIALEQTGLAASATDALVSRVGLFGPLAALILLYGATLILTELLSNATVAVLVTPIAVALAESLSVSPRPFLVAVMIAGSAAFATPFGYQTNVLVYQMAGYSYLDFTKVGLPLNLITWIAAVAAIHWFFPF
- a CDS encoding response regulator, whose amino-acid sequence is MNANMPITVAERTGRPRFPRPVIILVVEDEALVSMNVCEFLVEQEFTVFAAQDAGEALGLLEQLDGKVDLMFTDVNMPGELNGFDLVRQVSIRWPAMRIVITSGGCDPGDLPADLRRYGPMLMKPYSLGALDVQMVNAIFPPSEPMTLLAT
- a CDS encoding ATP-binding protein; its protein translation is MAGEPRSGLAHMGVEARTPGWRMILLAALVVLPSWFLAIYGQPALGRVAAALFFVLGVVICGALGGLGAALAAATAAFLLYNFYLVEPVFSFRISTGRDVIPLLLFTLCAVVAGVLAARLKDRANAADHSNRQLRSLLEISQSLQSALRVSDIAKALDEHLSGGAGTTATLFLIRDGSFEEAEHARDADSRLRLVGEARETLRSPRETGPYTLYRLDSTAGFEGAILFEHGSARRLDSAFMSALANLIALAVERAALSESNSERQAQARTEELKTALLSSVSHDFRTPLTAISASASSLIEFREQLEPAAAARLLRGIVSECDRLNRYTSNLLEMSRLEAGQSLAHRQTLSVADTVSAIVQRMRLRAGQRRIERHLCEEDLLVTVDAAMFELVLVNVLDNAITYSQDGTRIRIHVRRDSDYCAIAVTDEGHGIPQEDLRKIFTRFYRVSRPRSSARGSGLGLAIAKGFVEALGGRIGAASPGLDGRGTTITIMLPLVTEASSP